One window from the genome of Montipora foliosa isolate CH-2021 chromosome 5, ASM3666993v2, whole genome shotgun sequence encodes:
- the LOC138002452 gene encoding uncharacterized protein, protein MSLAKIKEGSEVKMEAKKKLTLTSSLNFVLPHRPQDRKWRLHPSNWSSWLRLTRVWAWVLRFVLNCRSPRQERLSESLSSEEIENAEILIIHEAQQTAFTKGYRALQENKLISKKSRLKTLVPLLDEDGLIRCDGLRFAEFLPYNTRFPIILPRGRWTTKLIVKHFHKAGQHVSGTNHILANLSTKYWIPAARQEIRQWENECKECKRQKARVAQQIMAPLPLVRLRLQLRAFARVSVDYGGPFITVQGRGKRREKRWLYLFTCPTCHAVHLEMSFGLDTDSFLKCFVRMASCRGYPQEIVSDRGTNFIGADRELRELLDGLDRDKITDQTASKGVKWIFNPPLAPHFGGVHEVMMKAAKKAIRAILDDADENDEELMTTFTGVEALMNSRPLTYQSANPKDVTPLTPHHFLHGQAGGLSAPASVDEKSFNPRKRWRRNQELISHFWKRWMKEWLPLLNRRQKWIET, encoded by the coding sequence ATGAGTCTGGCTAAGATTAAAGAAGGATCAGAAGTGAAGATGGAAGCCAAGAAAAAGTTAACATTGACGTCATCACTGAACTTCGTACTACCCCACAGGCCTCAGGATCGCAAATGGAGACTCCATCCTTCTAACTGGTCCAGTTGGCTAAGGCTCACCAGAGTGTGGGCATGGGTCCTTAGGTTTGTTCTAAACTGCAGATCTCCCCGTCAAGAACGTCTTTCAGAGTCATTGTCCTCTGAGGAAATAGAAAATGCTGAAATACTAATTATCCATGAAGCTCAGCAAACCGCATTTACCAAGGGGTATCGTGCCCTCCAAGAGAACAAGTTGATTTCAAAGAAAAGCCGTTTGAAAACACTAGTGCCTCTGCTAGACGAAGATGGTCTGATTCGCTGCGATGGTCTGCGATTCGCAGAGTTCCTGCCCTACAACACGCGATTTCCCATTATCCTCCCAAGAGGAAGGTGGACAACAAAATTGATCGTAAAACATTTCCACAAGGCCGGGCAGCACGTCTCAGGAACAAACCACATCCTTGCAAACTTGTCCACCAAATACTGGATACCAGCAGCACGACAAGAAATTCgccaatgggaaaatgaatgcAAGGAATGTAAGAGACAAAAAGCAAGAGTCGCTCAACAGATCATGGCACCACTGCCCCTTGTCCGACTGCGATTGCAACTTCGAGCATTTGCTCGAGTCTCAGTTGACTATGGTGGCCCTTTTATTACCGTCCAGGGTCGGGGAAAGCGAAGAGAGAAACGCTGGTTGTATCTATTCACCTGCCCAACGTGTCACGCAGTACATTTGGAGATGTCGTTTGGTTTAGACACTGACAGTTTTCTTAAGTGTTTCGTTCGAATGGCAAGTTGCCGGGGATACCCTCAAGAGATTGTTAGTGACCGAGGTACAAATTTCATCGGAGCAGACCGGGAACTTCGGGAACTACTGGATGGTCTGGATCGAGACAAGATCACAGACCAAACTGCAAGCAAAGGAGTGAAATGGATCTTTAATCCACCTTTGGCGCCCCATTTCGGAGGAGTTCATGAAGTTATGATGAAGGCAGCAAAAAAGGCTATTCGAGCGATCCTTGATGATGCGGACGAAAACGACGAAGAGTTAATGACAACATTCACTGGTGTTGAAGCATTGATGAATTCTCGCCCTCTTACATATCAATCAGCAAACCCGAAAGATGTCACTCCCTTGACTCCACACCACTTCCTCCATGGTCAAGCAGGAGGACTCTCAGCGCCTGCGTCCGTTGATGAAAAATCCTTTAACCCGAGGAAAAGATGGAGAAGAAACCAGGAATTGATTTCCCACTTTTGGAAGAGGTGGATGAAAGAATGGCTTCCGTTGCTGAATAGGCGTCAAAAATGGATCGAAACATGA
- the LOC138002453 gene encoding uncharacterized protein gives MYLQIRLPIEDRPKFRFLWRTLEVDRKPDIYEFERVVFSDASAPFRTQYVSQENARIYQKEFPHASTTVCKSTYMDDSLDSVRDNQMAIQLFEELQALWAKAGMKARKQLSNSPEVLTMIPQELRAYEINLKDSLPAAKTLGVLWRAQQDVLTFQSKKLPEEDKLTKPIILSKVAGVFDPLGLVGPFVVCAKILLQEMWTKGLNWDEPIDHELSSRAKTWFSELEAFQEISVPRCLQESKCEKSVSVHTFVDASSEAYGAVSYLRSEYSQGCFVVRIIASKTRVCPLTPMSTPRLELMAAVLGLRLTLSILAALDTSIGHARF, from the coding sequence ATGTACTTACAGATTCGTCTCCCGATAGAAGATCGTCCAAAGTTCAGATTTCTTTGGAGGACTTTAGAAGTTGATCGAAAGCCTGATATCTACGAATTTGAACGAGTGGTATTCAGTGACGCTTCAGCCCCTTTTCGCACACAGTATGTGTCCCAGGAAAATGCAAGAATTTACCAGAAAGAGTTTCCTCATGCATCCACTACAGTCTGCAAATCTACCTATATGGATGACTCACTAGATTCCGTGAGGGACAACCAGATGGCTATTCAGCTATTTGAAGAACTCCAAGCTCTGTGGGCAAAGGCCGGAATGAAAGCCAGGAAACAGCTCAGTAATTCACCAGAAGTGCTAACAATGATCCCTCAAGAGCTACGAGCCTATGAGATCAACCTTAAGGATAGCTTACCTGCTGCAAAGACCCTTGGCGTTTTATGGCGAGCCCAGCAAGACGTTTTGACTTTTCAATCTAAGAAGCTGCCTGAAGAAGACAAACTTACCAAGCCGATTATTCTCAGCAAAGTAGCGGGAGTTTTTGATCCTCTAGGTCTTGTGGGTCCTTTTGTCGTATGTGCAAAAATCCTCTTACAGGAAATGTGGACCAAGGGCCTCAACTGGGACGAGCCTATTGATCACGAACTTTCAAGTCGAGCAAAAACATGGTTCTCTGAATTGGAGGCTTTCCAGGAAATTAGTGTTCCGAGATGCCTTCAAGAATCAAAATGTGAAAAGTCCGTTTCCGTGCATACTTTCGTTGACGCCTCAAGTGAAGCATATGGTGCAGTGAGCTATCTAAGAAGCGAGTATTCTCAAGGCTGCTTTGTCGTTCGAATCATCGCATCAAAAACAAGAGTTTGTCCATTGACACCGATGAGCACCCCTAGATTAGAATTGATGGCAGCCGTTCTAGGTCTCCGTTTAACACTTTCGATCCTTGCTGCCCTCGACACTTCTATTGGCCACGCTCGATTCTGA